Proteins encoded together in one Terriglobus saanensis SP1PR4 window:
- a CDS encoding pyridoxamine 5'-phosphate oxidase family protein, translating into MPHSFGKLAFTPAVKQLQEQHGSRRQYERMESQGVPQDKLTSMEIDFLQQRDSFYWATTGSNGWPYLQHRGGPKGFLKVIDDHTLAFADFSGNKQYISTGNLQTDDRVALIFVDYPRQARLKILGHARAVEGDEAREWITRTKDTHYPARIDRVFVIQIEAYDWNCPQHITPRYTEQEIQKTMEPIRIQIQKLESENESLREEIARLRSK; encoded by the coding sequence ATGCCACACAGCTTCGGTAAACTCGCCTTCACACCCGCCGTCAAACAGCTCCAGGAACAGCATGGTAGCCGCCGCCAGTACGAGCGCATGGAATCCCAGGGTGTTCCGCAGGACAAGCTCACCTCCATGGAGATCGACTTCCTCCAGCAGCGCGACAGCTTCTACTGGGCGACCACGGGCTCTAATGGCTGGCCGTATCTCCAGCACCGCGGCGGTCCCAAAGGCTTCCTCAAAGTCATCGACGACCACACCCTCGCCTTTGCCGATTTCAGCGGAAACAAGCAGTACATCAGCACGGGCAATCTCCAGACGGACGATCGTGTCGCCCTCATCTTCGTCGACTATCCGCGCCAGGCACGCCTGAAGATCCTCGGCCACGCCCGCGCCGTCGAAGGGGATGAGGCGCGCGAGTGGATCACCCGCACCAAGGACACCCACTACCCGGCACGCATCGACCGTGTCTTCGTCATCCAGATCGAAGCCTACGACTGGAACTGCCCGCAGCACATCACACCGCGCTACACCGAGCAGGAGATCCAAAAGACGATGGAACCCATCAGGATTCAGATACAGAAGCTTGAATCGGAGAACGAATCGCTGCGCGAAGAGATCGCCCGCCTGCGTTCCAAGTGA
- a CDS encoding Uma2 family endonuclease, with amino-acid sequence MATATHIPVSEYLATSYRPDRDYIDGEVRERNLGEQPHALIQIAFATILRNHRKEWNIRVLVEQRVQVSKDRFRIPDVCVLPATASAEGIVREAPMICIEVLSPRDTPTSLQERADDYTEMGVPFIWAVDPISRRAWVTSSDGLMKLREDEFTVPGTPIRVSLSELFAELDEIQSA; translated from the coding sequence ATGGCGACGGCAACCCACATTCCGGTCAGCGAGTACCTGGCGACGAGCTATCGGCCCGATCGCGACTACATCGACGGCGAAGTGAGGGAACGGAACTTGGGCGAGCAGCCGCATGCGTTGATTCAAATTGCTTTTGCCACCATCCTTCGCAATCACCGGAAAGAATGGAACATTCGGGTGCTCGTCGAACAGCGCGTGCAGGTTTCGAAGGATAGATTTCGTATCCCGGACGTTTGCGTCTTGCCTGCGACCGCCTCTGCGGAAGGGATCGTACGCGAGGCTCCAATGATCTGTATCGAGGTGCTCTCGCCGCGTGATACGCCGACCTCTCTTCAGGAGCGCGCAGACGATTACACGGAGATGGGCGTGCCCTTTATCTGGGCTGTCGATCCGATCTCTCGCCGCGCCTGGGTCACGAGCAGCGATGGTCTTATGAAATTGCGGGAAGACGAATTTACAGTTCCCGGAACTCCTATTCGCGTGAGTCTCTCCGAACTCTTTGCAGAACTCGACGAGATTCAGTCGGCCTAA
- the lpdA gene encoding dihydrolipoyl dehydrogenase, producing the protein MADTIYDLVVIGGGPAGYSCAIRASQYGLKTALIETSDKLGGTCLHVGCVPTKALLFSAEVFDHANDGAKYGIDGIDKGTVNWGQVLTRKQGIIDKHVGGLNYLMKKNKITVIRGYGRLTGPAKDGVHTVDVDNAGKKELVKGKKLILASGSDARMIPGYKASDKILTNIEILSMKDLPKSIVCIGSGAVGVEFASIMKSFHAEVTIIEMLDRVVPAEDAEISKEFLRQYKKKGIDVHVSAKVDKIEETKTGVKVHFTKSDGTGEIKEADKVLVAVGRAPRTYDVGIDKTKIKLDRGFIHTNEWMETEEPGIYAIGDIVAGLPQLAHSGSMCGAVAAARIAGKYAKPVTRYRVPGATYSEPQVGSVGMTEAVAKEKGYDVKVGKFPLAGNSKATILDAHDGFVKVVADAKYGEILGVHIIGPFATELIAEAVVAMDAEMTVEEMMTVIHAHPTLSESLLDGFSAVYGMALNA; encoded by the coding sequence GTGGCAGACACGATCTATGACCTCGTCGTAATCGGCGGTGGACCGGCGGGATATTCATGCGCGATTCGCGCTTCGCAGTATGGGCTTAAGACAGCGCTCATCGAAACCAGCGACAAGCTGGGTGGCACATGCCTCCACGTCGGCTGTGTTCCGACCAAGGCACTCCTGTTCTCAGCTGAGGTCTTCGACCACGCCAACGACGGCGCAAAGTACGGCATTGACGGCATCGACAAAGGCACCGTCAACTGGGGCCAGGTCCTGACACGCAAGCAGGGCATCATCGACAAACACGTCGGCGGCCTGAACTATCTGATGAAGAAGAACAAGATCACCGTCATCCGCGGCTACGGCCGCCTGACCGGACCGGCGAAGGACGGCGTCCACACCGTGGACGTGGACAACGCAGGCAAGAAGGAGCTGGTGAAGGGCAAGAAGCTCATCCTCGCCTCCGGGTCCGACGCGCGCATGATCCCCGGCTACAAGGCCAGCGACAAGATCCTCACCAACATCGAGATCCTCTCCATGAAGGACCTGCCGAAGTCGATCGTCTGCATCGGCTCCGGCGCGGTCGGTGTCGAGTTCGCTTCGATCATGAAGAGCTTCCACGCAGAAGTCACCATCATCGAGATGCTCGACCGCGTCGTGCCTGCTGAGGACGCCGAGATCTCGAAGGAGTTCCTGCGCCAGTACAAGAAAAAGGGCATCGACGTTCACGTCTCCGCCAAGGTCGACAAGATTGAAGAGACCAAGACCGGCGTGAAGGTCCACTTCACCAAATCCGACGGCACCGGCGAGATCAAGGAAGCCGACAAGGTCCTCGTCGCCGTGGGCCGCGCGCCGCGCACTTACGATGTCGGCATCGACAAGACGAAGATCAAGCTCGACCGCGGCTTCATCCACACCAATGAGTGGATGGAGACGGAAGAGCCCGGCATCTACGCCATCGGCGACATCGTCGCCGGCCTGCCGCAGCTCGCGCACTCCGGCTCCATGTGCGGAGCCGTCGCCGCCGCGCGCATCGCGGGCAAGTACGCCAAGCCGGTCACGCGCTACCGCGTCCCGGGCGCGACGTACTCCGAACCGCAGGTCGGCTCCGTCGGCATGACGGAAGCGGTTGCGAAGGAGAAGGGCTACGACGTGAAGGTGGGCAAGTTCCCGCTCGCCGGAAACTCCAAGGCCACGATCCTCGACGCACATGATGGCTTCGTCAAAGTCGTCGCGGATGCGAAGTACGGCGAGATCCTGGGCGTCCACATCATCGGCCCCTTCGCCACGGAACTCATCGCAGAAGCCGTCGTCGCCATGGACGCCGAGATGACCGTCGAAGAGATGATGACCGTCATCCACGCCCACCCCACCCTGAGCGAAAGCCTGCTGGATGGATTTAGTGCGGTGTATGGGATGGCTTTGAACGCTTAG
- a CDS encoding winged helix-turn-helix transcriptional regulator: MEVRTNLLGTHKKVSAKSKPSRFPGDGVCALEVEAALRSLEGRWKVVILSRLFAVPVWRFSELERAIPAVSQKVLVQQLRALEDDGLVYRTVYPQVPPKVEYGLTNYGQSLCPALAALLDWAALKPAR, encoded by the coding sequence ATGGAAGTACGCACAAATTTATTAGGTACACACAAAAAAGTAAGTGCAAAATCGAAGCCATCGCGGTTTCCTGGCGACGGCGTCTGTGCACTCGAAGTGGAAGCTGCTCTTCGGTCCCTTGAAGGACGATGGAAAGTCGTCATCCTGTCCCGGCTTTTTGCTGTTCCTGTTTGGCGTTTCTCCGAACTGGAAAGAGCGATTCCAGCCGTGTCGCAGAAGGTCCTGGTGCAGCAGCTCCGAGCCCTCGAGGACGACGGGCTCGTCTATCGCACTGTTTATCCGCAGGTTCCACCGAAGGTCGAGTATGGCCTGACCAACTACGGGCAATCATTATGCCCGGCTCTAGCGGCCCTTCTGGATTGGGCCGCGCTCAAGCCGGCACGATGA
- a CDS encoding nuclear transport factor 2 family protein, translating to MSLKIEEQIGALAAKTEICEVLTRYIRAVDRVDEQSLSATFHTGAAIAQGGYVMPAEQFIPIVVGLLRELESTHHQLSPPLIELRGDTAFVESYFTGFHRLGPNGWSPFPDAKPSEDIFIGGRYIDRFERRDGLWAITDRQSPRDWIRYETAADRGGMADPPNPRSFRSKHDPAYQR from the coding sequence ATGTCCCTAAAAATTGAAGAGCAGATTGGCGCACTCGCTGCGAAGACTGAGATTTGTGAGGTCCTCACTCGTTACATCCGAGCTGTCGACCGCGTAGATGAGCAATCACTGAGCGCCACGTTTCACACAGGAGCAGCTATCGCTCAAGGCGGTTATGTGATGCCAGCGGAGCAGTTCATACCTATCGTCGTGGGATTGCTCCGTGAGCTTGAATCGACTCACCACCAACTCAGCCCTCCGTTGATCGAATTGCGGGGTGACACGGCTTTTGTGGAGAGCTACTTTACCGGCTTTCACCGCCTCGGGCCGAACGGTTGGTCACCCTTCCCAGACGCAAAGCCGAGTGAAGACATCTTCATTGGCGGACGGTATATCGACCGGTTTGAACGACGAGATGGTCTCTGGGCGATTACTGATCGTCAATCACCTCGCGATTGGATTCGTTACGAAACTGCAGCTGACCGAGGCGGTATGGCAGATCCCCCCAATCCCCGATCATTTCGCAGCAAACATGACCCCGCCTACCAGCGATAG
- a CDS encoding Gfo/Idh/MocA family protein, protein MKKIGVGIIGASPLHPGWAVAAHIPALRALPQYELRAVSTSRRDSAEAAREAFQVSAYDNHRDLIHDPNVDLVVVSVKVTDHLELVSDALAVGKMVFSEWPLGVNLSEALDLESKAVKAGVRTLIGLQGRFAPEIQHARNLIAQGYIGDVLSASLVCSGISWGGTTPRSSAYLFNEATGATPLTVPLLHTLDTLAEILGEFKTVSVTSALRRKTVKVVDDSSDLAVTTPDQVSFNGLLESGGLVSVFFRGGSTRGDNLYFQINGSEGDLVFQSAIGNIQVASLRLQGGAGAETDLADLIVPDDLKSKFPGIPTGFGSNVARLYAQFAADIEDGTKIAPDFGYAVRRHRLIVQMQESALRGCVIECK, encoded by the coding sequence ATGAAAAAGATTGGTGTTGGAATTATTGGCGCAAGCCCGCTTCATCCTGGATGGGCGGTCGCCGCTCACATTCCTGCTTTGCGGGCGTTACCACAGTACGAATTGCGAGCAGTCAGCACGAGCCGCAGAGATTCAGCCGAGGCGGCCCGAGAAGCTTTTCAAGTCAGCGCTTATGACAACCACAGGGATCTGATCCATGATCCCAATGTTGATCTTGTGGTCGTCTCCGTAAAGGTGACAGATCACCTGGAGTTGGTCTCGGATGCTCTCGCCGTGGGAAAAATGGTCTTCAGCGAATGGCCACTTGGGGTCAACCTTTCAGAAGCTCTCGACCTGGAATCCAAGGCGGTCAAGGCAGGAGTAAGGACGCTGATCGGCCTTCAAGGGCGATTTGCTCCAGAGATTCAGCACGCGCGTAATTTGATCGCCCAAGGCTACATAGGTGACGTCCTCTCCGCGAGTCTCGTATGTTCTGGAATCTCCTGGGGAGGTACTACTCCCAGAAGCAGCGCATACCTGTTTAATGAAGCGACGGGCGCAACTCCTCTCACGGTTCCACTGTTGCACACGCTGGATACACTTGCTGAGATTCTTGGAGAGTTCAAGACCGTCTCGGTGACATCCGCACTGCGACGGAAGACGGTGAAGGTTGTCGACGATAGTTCGGACCTTGCCGTGACAACGCCAGATCAGGTCAGCTTCAACGGTTTGCTTGAAAGCGGCGGTCTCGTATCCGTTTTCTTCCGAGGCGGGTCGACACGAGGCGACAATCTCTACTTCCAGATCAACGGCAGCGAGGGAGATCTTGTCTTTCAATCTGCGATTGGCAACATCCAGGTGGCTAGTCTGCGGCTTCAAGGCGGCGCGGGAGCCGAGACGGACCTCGCCGATCTCATAGTGCCGGACGATCTGAAGTCGAAGTTTCCGGGTATTCCGACAGGTTTCGGTTCCAACGTGGCACGTTTATACGCGCAATTTGCAGCAGACATTGAGGACGGAACAAAAATCGCTCCGGACTTCGGCTACGCTGTCCGCCGCCACCGTCTGATCGTGCAGATGCAGGAGTCAGCACTCAGGGGGTGTGTCATCGAATGCAAGTAG
- a CDS encoding cupin domain-containing protein — translation MQNLSLDAIHLLSESPSDRKYDNHPVATVNDHVVRLATMTEAYHWHCHPDSDETFLALEGGLFIDLDDRTVELQPGSLFTVEKGVRHRTRPIGARSVNLTFERADAASETLAAPGE, via the coding sequence ATGCAAAATCTCTCTCTCGACGCGATCCATCTTTTATCCGAGTCGCCCAGTGATCGGAAGTACGACAATCATCCCGTAGCTACGGTGAATGACCACGTGGTTCGACTCGCGACCATGACCGAGGCCTACCACTGGCACTGCCATCCTGACTCCGATGAGACGTTCCTCGCGCTGGAGGGCGGCCTCTTCATTGATCTGGACGATCGAACCGTCGAGCTTCAGCCGGGCAGCCTGTTCACCGTGGAGAAAGGTGTTCGTCATCGTACGAGACCGATCGGTGCGCGTTCGGTCAACCTCACCTTCGAGCGCGCGGATGCCGCAAGCGAGACGCTTGCGGCACCGGGCGAGTAG
- a CDS encoding SDR family oxidoreductase, which produces MIAITGATGQLGTLVIEALLKTVPADQIIAAVRTTAKATTLAAKGIQIREANYSRPETLTTAFAGVTKLLLISGTEVGPRVAQHKAVIDAAKAAGVQLLAYTSLLRADTSRLLLAEDHLATEQSLQASGIPFTLLRNGWYVENLTAGIAPALQQGAFIGASKDGRFAAATRADYAAAAAAVLTGAGHENKVYELGGDTPFTRAELAAEVSKQTGKAIGYHDLPEAEYEKILANFLPPEAAKIIADGEAKAADGGLDDQTHTLSRLIGRKTTGLAEAVADALKAS; this is translated from the coding sequence ATGATCGCCATTACCGGAGCCACCGGCCAACTCGGAACACTCGTTATCGAAGCTTTGCTCAAGACAGTTCCAGCAGACCAGATCATCGCCGCCGTCCGCACAACAGCAAAAGCCACAACGCTCGCGGCAAAAGGGATCCAGATACGCGAAGCCAATTACTCCCGCCCGGAAACCCTCACCACCGCTTTTGCGGGCGTCACGAAGTTGCTGCTTATCTCAGGCACTGAAGTTGGGCCGCGTGTCGCTCAGCATAAAGCCGTGATCGACGCCGCGAAGGCTGCCGGTGTGCAGCTCCTCGCCTACACGAGCCTTCTACGCGCGGATACCTCCAGGCTCCTGCTTGCGGAGGACCACCTCGCCACCGAGCAATCTCTTCAAGCGAGCGGCATCCCGTTCACGCTGTTGCGCAACGGCTGGTACGTTGAGAATCTGACCGCCGGGATTGCGCCCGCGCTCCAGCAGGGAGCGTTCATCGGAGCCTCGAAGGACGGGCGCTTTGCCGCGGCAACCCGCGCGGACTACGCCGCAGCAGCCGCAGCGGTGCTTACCGGCGCGGGTCACGAAAACAAGGTCTACGAGCTTGGCGGCGATACCCCCTTCACACGCGCTGAACTCGCCGCAGAGGTCAGCAAACAGACCGGTAAAGCCATCGGATACCATGACCTTCCGGAAGCCGAATACGAGAAGATCCTCGCAAACTTTCTGCCACCGGAAGCTGCGAAGATCATCGCGGATGGTGAGGCAAAGGCTGCTGACGGCGGCCTCGACGACCAGACACACACGCTGAGCCGCCTTATCGGTCGCAAGACAACGGGTCTCGCAGAGGCCGTTGCGGACGCTCTGAAGGCCTCTTAG
- a CDS encoding winged helix-turn-helix transcriptional regulator, with amino-acid sequence MPWPKSTKTTRIRKGNLFASNCPTRNVLDDVTSRWGSLVLVLLLESSYRFSELAYLIGGVSEKMLAQTLRALEEDGFVLRTVHATKPPKVEYSLTAFGRELAERMQALTSYIEGNVARVMANRASAAKKIA; translated from the coding sequence ATGCCGTGGCCAAAGAGTACGAAGACGACCCGTATCCGGAAGGGAAATCTGTTTGCCTCCAATTGTCCGACGCGCAACGTCCTGGATGATGTCACTTCTCGCTGGGGATCGCTCGTGTTGGTGCTCCTGCTGGAAAGCAGCTATCGTTTCAGCGAACTGGCCTACCTGATTGGCGGCGTCAGTGAAAAGATGCTGGCGCAGACGTTGCGGGCGCTGGAAGAAGACGGATTCGTGCTGCGTACCGTCCACGCGACGAAGCCGCCGAAGGTCGAATACAGCCTGACGGCCTTTGGCAGGGAGCTGGCGGAACGCATGCAGGCACTGACCTCCTATATCGAGGGAAATGTCGCGCGCGTCATGGCGAACCGGGCGAGCGCAGCGAAGAAGATCGCATAA
- a CDS encoding GNAT family N-acetyltransferase, producing MTTQTFMQVELSPQLFSRIATKQDLSLLVSFINQAFKDENPFITESRTNMEEIAHFLEIGHFLLIEEEGETSGVIYAEIRKEGRGYLGLLVVNPKNRRSGMGKQLIHAGEQFCKQHGCRLIEGSVMNLRPDLLERYKRYGFRVVGEIAGVHRDRVDRDYSLILIEKDL from the coding sequence GTGACAACTCAAACATTCATGCAAGTAGAATTATCGCCTCAACTCTTTTCTCGCATTGCCACGAAGCAGGATCTGTCTTTGTTGGTCTCTTTTATCAACCAGGCTTTTAAGGATGAGAATCCATTTATCACCGAGAGCCGGACCAACATGGAAGAGATCGCACATTTCCTGGAAATCGGTCATTTTCTTTTGATCGAGGAGGAGGGAGAGACTTCAGGCGTGATCTATGCGGAGATCCGAAAAGAAGGAAGAGGCTACCTGGGTCTATTAGTGGTCAATCCCAAAAATCGCCGGAGCGGCATGGGAAAGCAACTGATTCACGCGGGCGAACAGTTTTGCAAGCAACACGGCTGCCGGTTGATTGAGGGCAGCGTGATGAATCTTCGGCCCGATCTGTTGGAACGCTATAAGCGTTATGGTTTCCGAGTCGTTGGCGAGATTGCGGGTGTTCATCGGGACCGAGTAGACAGAGACTACAGCCTCATCCTGATCGAAAAAGACCTGTAG
- a CDS encoding amino acid permease, with protein sequence MERVSAASPPHAGDQISHSLKNRHLQLMALGGAIGAGFFLGSGAAIGQTGPALLIAYLIAGGMIYLVMRALGELTLAHPSPGSFAAYTVRFIGPLAGFMTGWMYWLAFLLVGIAEITGIGLLLHRWYPGIPQWLPALCATVMLYAINMRTVKSFGESEYWLSMIKVVTIVAILLSGLAILVFKIGDVGAQAHVANLWQHGGILPKGFSGLLAALPVVIFSFGGTEVIGLAAAETDRPEYTLPRAINGVFFRIMLFYVGSLAIVMILHPWNSLDPKESPFVSVLKQTGFVWAAGTVTFVAISAFFSSSNTILYGSSRLLHAMALSGAAPARFQALNRRKIPYLSVTLSGAVLMLGVVLNYLMPDKIFGYLLSTVVWIVLWVWASIMLCHLSYCRRLAKGSISRGSFRLPGAPYTNWAILFLIALVALLVATNGQTRVTFIIILLWSGILVAAYYAKGSRQPTMVEND encoded by the coding sequence ATGGAAAGAGTTTCAGCGGCAAGTCCCCCGCATGCAGGGGACCAGATATCTCATAGCCTTAAAAATCGACATCTCCAGCTGATGGCGCTTGGAGGCGCAATCGGTGCGGGGTTCTTTTTGGGTTCGGGAGCTGCCATCGGGCAGACTGGACCAGCGCTTTTGATTGCTTATCTCATCGCTGGCGGAATGATTTATCTCGTCATGCGCGCTCTCGGTGAGTTGACGCTTGCCCATCCTTCCCCTGGATCCTTTGCCGCCTACACCGTCCGCTTCATTGGTCCCCTTGCCGGTTTTATGACCGGCTGGATGTACTGGCTGGCCTTTCTGCTGGTAGGAATTGCGGAGATCACAGGCATCGGGCTTCTTCTGCACCGCTGGTATCCCGGCATTCCACAATGGCTTCCAGCACTCTGCGCCACAGTGATGCTCTACGCCATCAACATGCGCACGGTGAAGTCTTTCGGTGAATCAGAGTACTGGCTGTCCATGATCAAGGTCGTCACCATCGTCGCCATACTTTTGTCTGGCTTGGCGATTCTGGTCTTCAAGATCGGCGATGTCGGTGCACAGGCCCATGTCGCCAATCTCTGGCAACATGGAGGCATTCTTCCCAAGGGCTTCTCAGGACTGCTTGCCGCATTGCCGGTCGTCATCTTCTCGTTCGGTGGAACGGAAGTGATCGGGCTTGCAGCGGCTGAGACTGACAGGCCCGAGTACACTCTGCCGCGGGCGATCAACGGCGTCTTCTTTCGAATCATGCTGTTTTATGTCGGCTCTCTCGCCATAGTCATGATCTTGCATCCATGGAACAGTCTCGATCCGAAAGAGAGCCCTTTTGTATCCGTGCTGAAGCAGACGGGCTTCGTCTGGGCCGCAGGGACTGTGACCTTCGTAGCGATCAGTGCATTCTTCTCGTCGAGCAACACCATTCTGTATGGAAGCAGCCGACTTCTTCATGCAATGGCTTTATCAGGTGCCGCGCCGGCACGATTTCAGGCCTTGAATCGCCGGAAGATTCCGTACCTCTCCGTGACGCTCTCCGGCGCCGTTTTGATGTTGGGAGTTGTGTTGAATTACCTGATGCCTGACAAGATCTTTGGCTATCTTCTTTCGACCGTAGTCTGGATCGTGCTTTGGGTCTGGGCCTCGATCATGCTGTGCCATCTGAGCTATTGCAGAAGGCTTGCAAAAGGCTCGATCTCACGAGGAAGCTTCCGGCTGCCGGGGGCCCCATACACAAACTGGGCAATTCTTTTCTTAATTGCGCTGGTCGCGCTGCTGGTCGCAACCAATGGCCAAACAAGGGTCACCTTCATCATCATTCTGTTGTGGTCGGGCATCCTGGTTGCGGCCTACTACGCAAAGGGTTCCCGCCAGCCCACCATGGTTGAGAACGACTAG
- a CDS encoding DUF692 family multinuclear iron-containing protein, producing MAFQPPRLGPGAVYQRSLDAVFRSHPDLIRVAEIEPQTLWTKSSAAGSLPRGSPGELRHLSALPQRLLTHGVGCPIGGLHCDERQAPEFRLWNEALQVPWTSEHLSIFHVRGAHGPQPCGFLMPPLQTEVQVQLAATNIVRRTTALGLPFAFETGVNYFAPRHCEMPDGEFFTAVAEAADCGILLDLANLMANERNGRATVRDVVRSLPPERIWEVHLAGLEFAHGHWLDAHAGGIDEDVIAIAAEVVASLPNLGALVFEISPDRLANFGEKGFLREMEKLHRLWEKNRTVPAAKASPQTLWVSSSSPSPESWEKLIAARMLPTDDQSHDGIDRSYLQPSDERSFSLYTCLAASFRTGAIAELLEHSTRLLLLGLGETALRALMDRYVADTPPVAFPTDEVLSFRRYLQTHPVPVPGLEDVLNFESTLVEAAVDNATLRVELSRDIDALLGDIAMGRLPEPSSDCPGAVLEIGVDPAPFVRMLH from the coding sequence ATGGCGTTTCAGCCACCCAGGCTGGGCCCGGGAGCGGTGTATCAGCGTTCTCTCGACGCGGTCTTCCGATCGCACCCCGATCTGATCCGGGTCGCAGAGATTGAGCCGCAGACCCTGTGGACCAAAAGCAGTGCTGCGGGCTCATTGCCTCGCGGCAGCCCCGGAGAACTGCGCCATCTCTCGGCGTTGCCGCAGAGGCTGCTGACGCATGGAGTCGGCTGTCCCATCGGCGGCTTGCACTGCGACGAGCGGCAGGCGCCCGAGTTTCGTCTGTGGAATGAAGCGCTGCAAGTGCCGTGGACCAGCGAACATCTCAGCATCTTCCACGTCCGTGGTGCGCACGGTCCGCAGCCCTGCGGGTTTCTGATGCCACCGCTGCAAACGGAGGTGCAGGTTCAGCTTGCCGCAACGAACATCGTCCGCCGCACAACGGCGTTGGGCCTGCCCTTCGCCTTTGAAACAGGTGTGAACTACTTCGCGCCGCGCCACTGCGAGATGCCGGACGGTGAGTTTTTCACGGCGGTCGCCGAAGCTGCGGACTGCGGCATCCTGCTCGACCTGGCCAACCTGATGGCAAACGAGAGGAACGGGCGCGCGACAGTCAGAGACGTTGTGCGCAGCCTTCCTCCGGAACGCATCTGGGAGGTGCATCTCGCGGGACTGGAGTTCGCTCACGGTCACTGGCTGGATGCGCATGCTGGGGGAATCGATGAGGATGTGATCGCCATTGCCGCCGAGGTCGTTGCCAGTCTCCCGAACCTGGGAGCACTCGTCTTCGAGATCTCTCCGGATCGCCTTGCGAACTTTGGAGAGAAAGGATTTCTGCGGGAGATGGAGAAGCTTCATCGACTGTGGGAGAAGAACCGGACCGTCCCTGCAGCGAAGGCAAGCCCACAAACACTGTGGGTGAGTTCCTCCTCTCCATCGCCGGAGTCATGGGAGAAGCTCATCGCCGCCCGCATGTTGCCGACGGACGACCAGTCTCATGATGGTATCGACCGTTCGTATCTCCAACCCTCGGATGAGCGGAGCTTCTCGCTGTACACCTGTCTGGCTGCCTCGTTCCGCACCGGTGCCATTGCGGAGCTTCTCGAACACTCCACGCGCTTGCTTCTGCTCGGTCTGGGCGAGACGGCGCTGCGCGCTCTGATGGACCGGTATGTCGCGGACACACCGCCGGTGGCGTTCCCAACGGATGAGGTCCTCAGCTTTCGACGGTACCTGCAAACGCATCCAGTCCCGGTCCCAGGGCTTGAAGATGTGTTGAACTTCGAATCGACCTTGGTCGAAGCCGCAGTCGACAACGCGACTCTCCGTGTAGAGCTATCGCGCGATATCGATGCGCTGCTCGGTGACATCGCCATGGGCAGGCTCCCGGAACCCTCCTCGGATTGTCCCGGAGCAGTCCTGGAGATCGGCGTCGATCCCGCGCCGTTCGTTCGCATGTTGCATTAG